A single genomic interval of Helianthus annuus cultivar XRQ/B chromosome 13, HanXRQr2.0-SUNRISE, whole genome shotgun sequence harbors:
- the LOC110897943 gene encoding flowering time control protein FCA isoform X4 codes for MDRYRGGDRYNNPNDSQPYRHPRGPPPSRSSNDSPINRHRGGFSGNRRPFDNSPPRYALNSGGGGPGFRPVDGDGGFRPVGVRNARSYNNNNNPSSEFEVPLSGPRFSSDYEVPLSGQKRPFDFPGRGGSPIERFGGGGFEKRSFDGDGYDKRHGDGGNFSRKQSDGGNLAKLFVGSVPKTATEDDIRPPFEEHGNVIEVALIKDKRTGQQQGCCFIKYATSEEADRAIRALHNQYTLPGGVGPIQVRYADGERERIGSVEFKLFVGSINKQATEKEVEEIFSSYGRVEDVYLMRDEMKQSRGCGFVKYSNRDVAMAAINALNGIYTMRGCEQPLIVRFADPKRPRPGEPRGSPASGGPGFGPRIPSPGIRPPNYGEAMQAPVNQNAWHPMNQQGMLPSDVSMHNKQSSAPSFNPSLPQLSSGSQIISPLNKPNQSPQQFSSGMAPSNVRPSGPGQLQAPNSGGQTQASFSQGFSSQPMAGYNGMLPPQQAQAQAQAQGVASSTTPPALSNNMPPHVLTAMMNQYQLPNQQQQMVQPVHQSASPMAQMLSQQKQTLQASYQSSQQAFSQLQQQMQLMQPSNPSLTPQQNLQGARLQQSSWAGSVPQTSATSGGSNVKPTDSLPAASVAPLMPPAGGPVKCNWTEHTSPDGYKYYYNSTTGESKWEKPEELALFEQQKPQEQLQQKQQVASIQQPHSQTNIQSLPNQQTQIPQLQPQSHLQTQMQAQGRHPQQLQPAVQSSSYQNTGVAGHQNMQGYGYAQMPVAGGSMNDSARYQQGMQGPQDWMWKNKTTGPGA; via the exons ATGGATAGATACAGAGGAGGAGATCGATACAACAACCCTAACGATTCTCAACCATACAGACACCCTCGCGGTCCACCGCCGTCACGATCTTCAAACGATTCTCCGATCAATCGCCACCGTGGCGGTTTCTCCGGCAATCGCCGCCCGTTCGACAACAGTCCGCCGCGTTACGCTCTTAATTCCGGCGGTGGAGGCCCAGGGTTTCGTCCGGTGGATGGAGACGGTGGTTTCCGGCCGGTTGGTGTACGGAACGCGAgaagttataataataataataatccttCGTCGGAGTTTGAAGTGCCTCTTTCTGGACCGAGGTTTAGTTCTGATTATGAAGTGCCTTTGTCTGGTCAGAAGCGTCCGTTTGACTTTCCTGGTAGAGGAGGCTCTCCTATAG AGCGATTCGGTGGAGGCGGTTTCGAGAAAAGGAGTTTTGATGGAGATGGTTATGATAAAAGACATGGTGATGGTGGTAATTTTAGCAGAAAGCAATCGGATGGAGGCAATTTGGCCAAGCTTTTTGTTGGGTCTGTTCCGAAGACTGCCACCGAAGACGAT ATTCGGCCTCCTTTTGAAGAGCATGGAAATGTTATCGAAGTTGCTTTGATTAAAGACAAGAGAACAGGGCAGCAACAAG GATGTTGTTTCATTAAGTATGCCACATCAGAAGAGGCCGATAGGGCAATACGCGCCTTACATAATCAGTACACATTGCCAGGG GGAGTGGGTCCCATCCAGGTTAGGTATGCTGATGGGGAGCGGGAACGCATAG GTTCAGTGGAGTTCAAGTTGTTTGTCGGGTCGATAAATAAAcaagcaactgaaaaagaagtTGAAGAG ATTTTTTCTTCTTATGGTCGAGTTGAGGATGTCTATCTCATGCGAGACGAAATGAAGCAAAGTCGTG GATGTGGATTTGTTAAATATTCAAATAGAGACGTGGCAATGGCAGCGATAAACGCTCTTAATGGAATATACACAATGAGA GGTTGTGAACAGCCATTGATCGTTCGATTTGCTGACCCTAAGCGTCCCAGGCCTGGGGAACCAAG AGGAAGTCCTGCATCAGGTGGTCCTGGGTTTGGTCCTCGGATACCGTCTCCGGGGATTAG ACCACCGAACTATGGTGAGGCGATGCAAGCTCCTGTTAATCAAAATGCATGGCATCCGATGAATCAGCAGGGCATGTTACCGTCTGATGTCAGCATGCATAACAAGCAGTCTTCAGCTCCT AGCTTTAATCCTTCTTTGCCACAACTATCTTCCGGCAGCCAAATTATATCTCCGTTAAATAAGCCAAATCAGTCACCACAGCAATTCTCTTCAGGTATGGCACCTAGTAATGTAAGACCATCTGGTCCTGGTCAACTACAAGCACCGAATTCCGGTGGTCAAACTCAAGCATCCTTCAGTCAAGGGTTCTCGTCGCAGCCCATGGCTGGTTACAATGGAATGTTGCCACCTCagcaggctcaggctcaggctcaggctcaagGAGTTGCCTCATCAACAACGCCACCGGCTCTTTCTAACAACATGCCTCCCCATGTTCTTACTGCGATGATGAACCAGTATCAGCTGCCAAATCAGCAGCAGCAAATGGTGCAGCCTGTGCACCAATCAGCGTCACCTATGGCTCAGATGTTGTCtcaacaaaaacaaactttacAAGCGAGTTACCAGTCGTCTCAGCAGGCGTTCTCCCAGCTTCAACAGCAAATGCAGCTTATGCAACCTTCGAATCCCAGTTTGACACCTCAGCAGAATCTCCAAGGTGCTAGATTGCAG cAGTCTTCATGGGCTGGTAGCGTACCACAAACATCAGCCACTTCCGGTGGTTCAAATGTAAAACCGACGGACTCACTTCCTGCTGCTTCGGTTGCTCCGTTGATGCCGCCAGCTGGAGGTCCCGTGAAATGTAATTGGACGGAGCATACATCTCCTGATGGATACAAGTACTACTACAACAGCACAACTGGCGAAAGCAAA TGGGAGAAACCAGAGGAGTTGGCTTTGTTTGAACAACAGAAGCCGCAAGAACAACTGCAACAAAAGCAACAAGTTGCTTCAATTCAGCAGCCTCATAGTCAAACAAACATTCAAAGTCTGCCAAATCAACAAACTCAGATTCCCCAACTCCAGCCTCAAAGTCACCTTCAAACACAGATGCAAGCACAAGGTCGCCACCCTCAACAGTTGCAGCCTGCCGTTCAGTCTTCATCG TATCAAAACACGGGGGTTGCAGGGCATCAGAATATGCAG GGCTATGGCTATGCGCAAATGCCTGTGGCTGGTGGCTCTATGAATGATTCTGCACGCTATCAGCAG GGGATGCAGGGACCTCAGGACTGGATGTGGAAGAATAAGACAACAG GTCCTGGGGCTTAG
- the LOC110897943 gene encoding flowering time control protein FCA isoform X2, protein MDRYRGGDRYNNPNDSQPYRHPRGPPPSRSSNDSPINRHRGGFSGNRRPFDNSPPRYALNSGGGGPGFRPVDGDGGFRPVGVRNARSYNNNNNPSSEFEVPLSGPRFSSDYEVPLSGQKRPFDFPGRGGSPIERFGGGGFEKRSFDGDGYDKRHGDGGNFSRKQSDGGNLAKLFVGSVPKTATEDDIRPPFEEHGNVIEVALIKDKRTGQQQGNTVFASAGCCFIKYATSEEADRAIRALHNQYTLPGGVGPIQVRYADGERERIGSVEFKLFVGSINKQATEKEVEEIFSSYGRVEDVYLMRDEMKQSRGCGFVKYSNRDVAMAAINALNGIYTMRGCEQPLIVRFADPKRPRPGEPRGSPASGGPGFGPRIPSPGIRPPNYGEAMQAPVNQNAWHPMNQQGMLPSDVSMHNKQSSAPSFNPSLPQLSSGSQIISPLNKPNQSPQQFSSGMAPSNVRPSGPGQLQAPNSGGQTQASFSQGFSSQPMAGYNGMLPPQQAQAQAQAQGVASSTTPPALSNNMPPHVLTAMMNQYQLPNQQQQMVQPVHQSASPMAQMLSQQKQTLQASYQSSQQAFSQLQQQMQLMQPSNPSLTPQQNLQGARLQSSWAGSVPQTSATSGGSNVKPTDSLPAASVAPLMPPAGGPVKCNWTEHTSPDGYKYYYNSTTGESKWEKPEELALFEQQKPQEQLQQKQQVASIQQPHSQTNIQSLPNQQTQIPQLQPQSHLQTQMQAQGRHPQQLQPAVQSSSYQNTGVAGHQNMQGYGYAQMPVAGGSMNDSARYQQGMQGPQDWMWKNKTTGPGA, encoded by the exons ATGGATAGATACAGAGGAGGAGATCGATACAACAACCCTAACGATTCTCAACCATACAGACACCCTCGCGGTCCACCGCCGTCACGATCTTCAAACGATTCTCCGATCAATCGCCACCGTGGCGGTTTCTCCGGCAATCGCCGCCCGTTCGACAACAGTCCGCCGCGTTACGCTCTTAATTCCGGCGGTGGAGGCCCAGGGTTTCGTCCGGTGGATGGAGACGGTGGTTTCCGGCCGGTTGGTGTACGGAACGCGAgaagttataataataataataatccttCGTCGGAGTTTGAAGTGCCTCTTTCTGGACCGAGGTTTAGTTCTGATTATGAAGTGCCTTTGTCTGGTCAGAAGCGTCCGTTTGACTTTCCTGGTAGAGGAGGCTCTCCTATAG AGCGATTCGGTGGAGGCGGTTTCGAGAAAAGGAGTTTTGATGGAGATGGTTATGATAAAAGACATGGTGATGGTGGTAATTTTAGCAGAAAGCAATCGGATGGAGGCAATTTGGCCAAGCTTTTTGTTGGGTCTGTTCCGAAGACTGCCACCGAAGACGAT ATTCGGCCTCCTTTTGAAGAGCATGGAAATGTTATCGAAGTTGCTTTGATTAAAGACAAGAGAACAGGGCAGCAACAAG GAAACACGGTGTTCGCTTCTGCAGGATGTTGTTTCATTAAGTATGCCACATCAGAAGAGGCCGATAGGGCAATACGCGCCTTACATAATCAGTACACATTGCCAGGG GGAGTGGGTCCCATCCAGGTTAGGTATGCTGATGGGGAGCGGGAACGCATAG GTTCAGTGGAGTTCAAGTTGTTTGTCGGGTCGATAAATAAAcaagcaactgaaaaagaagtTGAAGAG ATTTTTTCTTCTTATGGTCGAGTTGAGGATGTCTATCTCATGCGAGACGAAATGAAGCAAAGTCGTG GATGTGGATTTGTTAAATATTCAAATAGAGACGTGGCAATGGCAGCGATAAACGCTCTTAATGGAATATACACAATGAGA GGTTGTGAACAGCCATTGATCGTTCGATTTGCTGACCCTAAGCGTCCCAGGCCTGGGGAACCAAG AGGAAGTCCTGCATCAGGTGGTCCTGGGTTTGGTCCTCGGATACCGTCTCCGGGGATTAG ACCACCGAACTATGGTGAGGCGATGCAAGCTCCTGTTAATCAAAATGCATGGCATCCGATGAATCAGCAGGGCATGTTACCGTCTGATGTCAGCATGCATAACAAGCAGTCTTCAGCTCCT AGCTTTAATCCTTCTTTGCCACAACTATCTTCCGGCAGCCAAATTATATCTCCGTTAAATAAGCCAAATCAGTCACCACAGCAATTCTCTTCAGGTATGGCACCTAGTAATGTAAGACCATCTGGTCCTGGTCAACTACAAGCACCGAATTCCGGTGGTCAAACTCAAGCATCCTTCAGTCAAGGGTTCTCGTCGCAGCCCATGGCTGGTTACAATGGAATGTTGCCACCTCagcaggctcaggctcaggctcaggctcaagGAGTTGCCTCATCAACAACGCCACCGGCTCTTTCTAACAACATGCCTCCCCATGTTCTTACTGCGATGATGAACCAGTATCAGCTGCCAAATCAGCAGCAGCAAATGGTGCAGCCTGTGCACCAATCAGCGTCACCTATGGCTCAGATGTTGTCtcaacaaaaacaaactttacAAGCGAGTTACCAGTCGTCTCAGCAGGCGTTCTCCCAGCTTCAACAGCAAATGCAGCTTATGCAACCTTCGAATCCCAGTTTGACACCTCAGCAGAATCTCCAAGGTGCTAGATTGCAG TCTTCATGGGCTGGTAGCGTACCACAAACATCAGCCACTTCCGGTGGTTCAAATGTAAAACCGACGGACTCACTTCCTGCTGCTTCGGTTGCTCCGTTGATGCCGCCAGCTGGAGGTCCCGTGAAATGTAATTGGACGGAGCATACATCTCCTGATGGATACAAGTACTACTACAACAGCACAACTGGCGAAAGCAAA TGGGAGAAACCAGAGGAGTTGGCTTTGTTTGAACAACAGAAGCCGCAAGAACAACTGCAACAAAAGCAACAAGTTGCTTCAATTCAGCAGCCTCATAGTCAAACAAACATTCAAAGTCTGCCAAATCAACAAACTCAGATTCCCCAACTCCAGCCTCAAAGTCACCTTCAAACACAGATGCAAGCACAAGGTCGCCACCCTCAACAGTTGCAGCCTGCCGTTCAGTCTTCATCG TATCAAAACACGGGGGTTGCAGGGCATCAGAATATGCAG GGCTATGGCTATGCGCAAATGCCTGTGGCTGGTGGCTCTATGAATGATTCTGCACGCTATCAGCAG GGGATGCAGGGACCTCAGGACTGGATGTGGAAGAATAAGACAACAG GTCCTGGGGCTTAG
- the LOC110897943 gene encoding flowering time control protein FCA isoform X1: MDRYRGGDRYNNPNDSQPYRHPRGPPPSRSSNDSPINRHRGGFSGNRRPFDNSPPRYALNSGGGGPGFRPVDGDGGFRPVGVRNARSYNNNNNPSSEFEVPLSGPRFSSDYEVPLSGQKRPFDFPGRGGSPIERFGGGGFEKRSFDGDGYDKRHGDGGNFSRKQSDGGNLAKLFVGSVPKTATEDDIRPPFEEHGNVIEVALIKDKRTGQQQGNTVFASAGCCFIKYATSEEADRAIRALHNQYTLPGGVGPIQVRYADGERERIGSVEFKLFVGSINKQATEKEVEEIFSSYGRVEDVYLMRDEMKQSRGCGFVKYSNRDVAMAAINALNGIYTMRGCEQPLIVRFADPKRPRPGEPRGSPASGGPGFGPRIPSPGIRPPNYGEAMQAPVNQNAWHPMNQQGMLPSDVSMHNKQSSAPSFNPSLPQLSSGSQIISPLNKPNQSPQQFSSGMAPSNVRPSGPGQLQAPNSGGQTQASFSQGFSSQPMAGYNGMLPPQQAQAQAQAQGVASSTTPPALSNNMPPHVLTAMMNQYQLPNQQQQMVQPVHQSASPMAQMLSQQKQTLQASYQSSQQAFSQLQQQMQLMQPSNPSLTPQQNLQGARLQQSSWAGSVPQTSATSGGSNVKPTDSLPAASVAPLMPPAGGPVKCNWTEHTSPDGYKYYYNSTTGESKWEKPEELALFEQQKPQEQLQQKQQVASIQQPHSQTNIQSLPNQQTQIPQLQPQSHLQTQMQAQGRHPQQLQPAVQSSSYQNTGVAGHQNMQGYGYAQMPVAGGSMNDSARYQQGMQGPQDWMWKNKTTGPGA, encoded by the exons ATGGATAGATACAGAGGAGGAGATCGATACAACAACCCTAACGATTCTCAACCATACAGACACCCTCGCGGTCCACCGCCGTCACGATCTTCAAACGATTCTCCGATCAATCGCCACCGTGGCGGTTTCTCCGGCAATCGCCGCCCGTTCGACAACAGTCCGCCGCGTTACGCTCTTAATTCCGGCGGTGGAGGCCCAGGGTTTCGTCCGGTGGATGGAGACGGTGGTTTCCGGCCGGTTGGTGTACGGAACGCGAgaagttataataataataataatccttCGTCGGAGTTTGAAGTGCCTCTTTCTGGACCGAGGTTTAGTTCTGATTATGAAGTGCCTTTGTCTGGTCAGAAGCGTCCGTTTGACTTTCCTGGTAGAGGAGGCTCTCCTATAG AGCGATTCGGTGGAGGCGGTTTCGAGAAAAGGAGTTTTGATGGAGATGGTTATGATAAAAGACATGGTGATGGTGGTAATTTTAGCAGAAAGCAATCGGATGGAGGCAATTTGGCCAAGCTTTTTGTTGGGTCTGTTCCGAAGACTGCCACCGAAGACGAT ATTCGGCCTCCTTTTGAAGAGCATGGAAATGTTATCGAAGTTGCTTTGATTAAAGACAAGAGAACAGGGCAGCAACAAG GAAACACGGTGTTCGCTTCTGCAGGATGTTGTTTCATTAAGTATGCCACATCAGAAGAGGCCGATAGGGCAATACGCGCCTTACATAATCAGTACACATTGCCAGGG GGAGTGGGTCCCATCCAGGTTAGGTATGCTGATGGGGAGCGGGAACGCATAG GTTCAGTGGAGTTCAAGTTGTTTGTCGGGTCGATAAATAAAcaagcaactgaaaaagaagtTGAAGAG ATTTTTTCTTCTTATGGTCGAGTTGAGGATGTCTATCTCATGCGAGACGAAATGAAGCAAAGTCGTG GATGTGGATTTGTTAAATATTCAAATAGAGACGTGGCAATGGCAGCGATAAACGCTCTTAATGGAATATACACAATGAGA GGTTGTGAACAGCCATTGATCGTTCGATTTGCTGACCCTAAGCGTCCCAGGCCTGGGGAACCAAG AGGAAGTCCTGCATCAGGTGGTCCTGGGTTTGGTCCTCGGATACCGTCTCCGGGGATTAG ACCACCGAACTATGGTGAGGCGATGCAAGCTCCTGTTAATCAAAATGCATGGCATCCGATGAATCAGCAGGGCATGTTACCGTCTGATGTCAGCATGCATAACAAGCAGTCTTCAGCTCCT AGCTTTAATCCTTCTTTGCCACAACTATCTTCCGGCAGCCAAATTATATCTCCGTTAAATAAGCCAAATCAGTCACCACAGCAATTCTCTTCAGGTATGGCACCTAGTAATGTAAGACCATCTGGTCCTGGTCAACTACAAGCACCGAATTCCGGTGGTCAAACTCAAGCATCCTTCAGTCAAGGGTTCTCGTCGCAGCCCATGGCTGGTTACAATGGAATGTTGCCACCTCagcaggctcaggctcaggctcaggctcaagGAGTTGCCTCATCAACAACGCCACCGGCTCTTTCTAACAACATGCCTCCCCATGTTCTTACTGCGATGATGAACCAGTATCAGCTGCCAAATCAGCAGCAGCAAATGGTGCAGCCTGTGCACCAATCAGCGTCACCTATGGCTCAGATGTTGTCtcaacaaaaacaaactttacAAGCGAGTTACCAGTCGTCTCAGCAGGCGTTCTCCCAGCTTCAACAGCAAATGCAGCTTATGCAACCTTCGAATCCCAGTTTGACACCTCAGCAGAATCTCCAAGGTGCTAGATTGCAG cAGTCTTCATGGGCTGGTAGCGTACCACAAACATCAGCCACTTCCGGTGGTTCAAATGTAAAACCGACGGACTCACTTCCTGCTGCTTCGGTTGCTCCGTTGATGCCGCCAGCTGGAGGTCCCGTGAAATGTAATTGGACGGAGCATACATCTCCTGATGGATACAAGTACTACTACAACAGCACAACTGGCGAAAGCAAA TGGGAGAAACCAGAGGAGTTGGCTTTGTTTGAACAACAGAAGCCGCAAGAACAACTGCAACAAAAGCAACAAGTTGCTTCAATTCAGCAGCCTCATAGTCAAACAAACATTCAAAGTCTGCCAAATCAACAAACTCAGATTCCCCAACTCCAGCCTCAAAGTCACCTTCAAACACAGATGCAAGCACAAGGTCGCCACCCTCAACAGTTGCAGCCTGCCGTTCAGTCTTCATCG TATCAAAACACGGGGGTTGCAGGGCATCAGAATATGCAG GGCTATGGCTATGCGCAAATGCCTGTGGCTGGTGGCTCTATGAATGATTCTGCACGCTATCAGCAG GGGATGCAGGGACCTCAGGACTGGATGTGGAAGAATAAGACAACAG GTCCTGGGGCTTAG
- the LOC110897943 gene encoding flowering time control protein FCA isoform X3 — MDRYRGGDRYNNPNDSQPYRHPRGPPPSRSSNDSPINRHRGGFSGNRRPFDNSPPRYALNSGGGGPGFRPVDGDGGFRPVGVRNARSYNNNNNPSSEFEVPLSGPRFSSDYEVPLSGQKRPFDFPGRGGSPIERFGGGGFEKRSFDGDGYDKRHGDGGNFSRKQSDGGNLAKLFVGSVPKTATEDDIRPPFEEHGNVIEVALIKDKRTGQQQGNTVFASAGCCFIKYATSEEADRAIRALHNQYTLPGGVGPIQVRYADGERERIVEFKLFVGSINKQATEKEVEEIFSSYGRVEDVYLMRDEMKQSRGCGFVKYSNRDVAMAAINALNGIYTMRGCEQPLIVRFADPKRPRPGEPRGSPASGGPGFGPRIPSPGIRPPNYGEAMQAPVNQNAWHPMNQQGMLPSDVSMHNKQSSAPSFNPSLPQLSSGSQIISPLNKPNQSPQQFSSGMAPSNVRPSGPGQLQAPNSGGQTQASFSQGFSSQPMAGYNGMLPPQQAQAQAQAQGVASSTTPPALSNNMPPHVLTAMMNQYQLPNQQQQMVQPVHQSASPMAQMLSQQKQTLQASYQSSQQAFSQLQQQMQLMQPSNPSLTPQQNLQGARLQQSSWAGSVPQTSATSGGSNVKPTDSLPAASVAPLMPPAGGPVKCNWTEHTSPDGYKYYYNSTTGESKWEKPEELALFEQQKPQEQLQQKQQVASIQQPHSQTNIQSLPNQQTQIPQLQPQSHLQTQMQAQGRHPQQLQPAVQSSSYQNTGVAGHQNMQGYGYAQMPVAGGSMNDSARYQQGMQGPQDWMWKNKTTGPGA, encoded by the exons ATGGATAGATACAGAGGAGGAGATCGATACAACAACCCTAACGATTCTCAACCATACAGACACCCTCGCGGTCCACCGCCGTCACGATCTTCAAACGATTCTCCGATCAATCGCCACCGTGGCGGTTTCTCCGGCAATCGCCGCCCGTTCGACAACAGTCCGCCGCGTTACGCTCTTAATTCCGGCGGTGGAGGCCCAGGGTTTCGTCCGGTGGATGGAGACGGTGGTTTCCGGCCGGTTGGTGTACGGAACGCGAgaagttataataataataataatccttCGTCGGAGTTTGAAGTGCCTCTTTCTGGACCGAGGTTTAGTTCTGATTATGAAGTGCCTTTGTCTGGTCAGAAGCGTCCGTTTGACTTTCCTGGTAGAGGAGGCTCTCCTATAG AGCGATTCGGTGGAGGCGGTTTCGAGAAAAGGAGTTTTGATGGAGATGGTTATGATAAAAGACATGGTGATGGTGGTAATTTTAGCAGAAAGCAATCGGATGGAGGCAATTTGGCCAAGCTTTTTGTTGGGTCTGTTCCGAAGACTGCCACCGAAGACGAT ATTCGGCCTCCTTTTGAAGAGCATGGAAATGTTATCGAAGTTGCTTTGATTAAAGACAAGAGAACAGGGCAGCAACAAG GAAACACGGTGTTCGCTTCTGCAGGATGTTGTTTCATTAAGTATGCCACATCAGAAGAGGCCGATAGGGCAATACGCGCCTTACATAATCAGTACACATTGCCAGGG GGAGTGGGTCCCATCCAGGTTAGGTATGCTGATGGGGAGCGGGAACGCATAG TGGAGTTCAAGTTGTTTGTCGGGTCGATAAATAAAcaagcaactgaaaaagaagtTGAAGAG ATTTTTTCTTCTTATGGTCGAGTTGAGGATGTCTATCTCATGCGAGACGAAATGAAGCAAAGTCGTG GATGTGGATTTGTTAAATATTCAAATAGAGACGTGGCAATGGCAGCGATAAACGCTCTTAATGGAATATACACAATGAGA GGTTGTGAACAGCCATTGATCGTTCGATTTGCTGACCCTAAGCGTCCCAGGCCTGGGGAACCAAG AGGAAGTCCTGCATCAGGTGGTCCTGGGTTTGGTCCTCGGATACCGTCTCCGGGGATTAG ACCACCGAACTATGGTGAGGCGATGCAAGCTCCTGTTAATCAAAATGCATGGCATCCGATGAATCAGCAGGGCATGTTACCGTCTGATGTCAGCATGCATAACAAGCAGTCTTCAGCTCCT AGCTTTAATCCTTCTTTGCCACAACTATCTTCCGGCAGCCAAATTATATCTCCGTTAAATAAGCCAAATCAGTCACCACAGCAATTCTCTTCAGGTATGGCACCTAGTAATGTAAGACCATCTGGTCCTGGTCAACTACAAGCACCGAATTCCGGTGGTCAAACTCAAGCATCCTTCAGTCAAGGGTTCTCGTCGCAGCCCATGGCTGGTTACAATGGAATGTTGCCACCTCagcaggctcaggctcaggctcaggctcaagGAGTTGCCTCATCAACAACGCCACCGGCTCTTTCTAACAACATGCCTCCCCATGTTCTTACTGCGATGATGAACCAGTATCAGCTGCCAAATCAGCAGCAGCAAATGGTGCAGCCTGTGCACCAATCAGCGTCACCTATGGCTCAGATGTTGTCtcaacaaaaacaaactttacAAGCGAGTTACCAGTCGTCTCAGCAGGCGTTCTCCCAGCTTCAACAGCAAATGCAGCTTATGCAACCTTCGAATCCCAGTTTGACACCTCAGCAGAATCTCCAAGGTGCTAGATTGCAG cAGTCTTCATGGGCTGGTAGCGTACCACAAACATCAGCCACTTCCGGTGGTTCAAATGTAAAACCGACGGACTCACTTCCTGCTGCTTCGGTTGCTCCGTTGATGCCGCCAGCTGGAGGTCCCGTGAAATGTAATTGGACGGAGCATACATCTCCTGATGGATACAAGTACTACTACAACAGCACAACTGGCGAAAGCAAA TGGGAGAAACCAGAGGAGTTGGCTTTGTTTGAACAACAGAAGCCGCAAGAACAACTGCAACAAAAGCAACAAGTTGCTTCAATTCAGCAGCCTCATAGTCAAACAAACATTCAAAGTCTGCCAAATCAACAAACTCAGATTCCCCAACTCCAGCCTCAAAGTCACCTTCAAACACAGATGCAAGCACAAGGTCGCCACCCTCAACAGTTGCAGCCTGCCGTTCAGTCTTCATCG TATCAAAACACGGGGGTTGCAGGGCATCAGAATATGCAG GGCTATGGCTATGCGCAAATGCCTGTGGCTGGTGGCTCTATGAATGATTCTGCACGCTATCAGCAG GGGATGCAGGGACCTCAGGACTGGATGTGGAAGAATAAGACAACAG GTCCTGGGGCTTAG